The stretch of DNA CGGCGGGTATGCCAAGTACAACTAAAATCAACAAAGCTATCAAAAATATGATAGAAGAACATGACGATGTAAACCATGACATTGCGAGTAAAATTTGCTCTATCGTCTTCGGCGAAGATTGGCAATGTCGATTGATCAAAAATGACTTCAACTATGAAGATATTTATTATATTTTCCAACAACTGGGTGACCACGAGGGCGGAGAATATGAAAATCCGTTGACGAAAATAGTAATTGAATCATTAATTGATAACAAACCCATTTGCATAGCAAAAACCGATATAAAATGTTGCTCGGAATCTATGATCCAAAAAATCATAGAATGCGTTCGGGATTGTATTTTATTGGAAGATCCGTCGTTCGACAAATTGCAAATTTTGAATGACATATTAAATTTAGATTCTTTTGGGAATATAGATATTTTTTCCCTGAATCATGATCTTGTTATCGAAAAATTACTCAAAGAGGAAGAGATAAATGATGGATTCGAAGAAATCGAGGGTGAGAAATATAAAGGATTTAATCCTAAATTATTCTCAGATCCGAATGGGGCTAAAATAAATTTTCTAAAACTCCATGGTTCAGTCGATTGGTGTTACAATCAAGAAAATTATAAAAAATACACTGTGGTAACTCAACAGGCTGGACATAGTTACGACATCGCCATTCTCACGGGGACTTTTAATAAATTGTTGGATTATAATCTTTCAGTATATTTCCATTTGTTTTGTTCATTCTATAATTTGCTGACGAAAAATAATTTACTAATCATTATTGGATATAGTTTTAACGACAAGGGAGTTAATGCGCGCTTAATAAACTGGATGCATTCGGGGGATGATAAAATAATACTTATTATTGATAGTAACGAAAATGTCATTTGTAACGGGAGAGAAGCCATAAAGAATTTGTATCGAGAATATTGTCCCGATCGAATAAAGGAAATATATAAACCAATTGAAGAAGTTACGATGAAAGATATACGCCAAGAAATTAAAGACTGGAAGCTCTTCTAGAATATTTGGCATGAGCCCTGCGTGCTCGTTACCAATAGGCTACTATATCTAACGAAAGGGGTAAATTATGAAACGCCTTTTAATCATGACCGCATGCACATTGGTTATCAGTTTCCAAGTTTCCATGAGCCAGAATTCAGAAACTATCAAAGAAAACGGAGATATTGACAAATCTATGAATGTCCAAAGCATTCAGACTACTGAAATAAGTAAGCTTGCCGAAAAGAAATTCGATTTGTTGTATGAATCATTGCAGGGCACATACGATGGATTTATAGTTGATGTAATGAAAACATTGGCATTCTTGATTATTGCAATTGGCTGGTTTGTCACATCGGACAAAAGCCGCGAATTTTTCAGAAATAATAAGACAGCCCGCACCGCCGCTATTGGCGCGGTCGCGATATTAGCCGCTATTCACTATCTGGACTGCATATCGGCATTTTACGCTTCGCAACAGGCAATATTGCTCCTTGAAAATCTGAAATACCTGGGAAGTGAATTCTTTACTGATTATAAAATTGCGCCTGTCATGCTCATTCAATACTTGATTCAAAATACGGTTTTGTTTGCCGTGTTGATCATTATCCTTTTTACGCTTAAAAGAAACGGTTCGCGGGCTTAGGCCAGAATTTTCCAAAGCGGCGGGCCGCCATCAGCCATGAATTAATTAGGCCATAGATTGCCGCGCTCGTTTTACTCGCTCGCAATGACGAAGCATGATATTTACGGCAAGAAAAAAAATCCGCCCAAAAAAGGCGGATTGATGAAATCATTTTTGTAATTCGTCAGGCTGATTTTTTGCCTCGTTTGGATTTGAATTTGTATTTTGGTTCGCCGGTTTTGTTGATTACTTTTTCGCTGACGATGACTTCTTTCAAATCCGGAATCGTCGGCGTTTCATACATGATATCGAGCATGGACGATTCAAAAATCGAACGCAGCGAGCGGGCTCCGGTTTTGCGCAAGACGGCTTTGGCCACGGTGGCGTTGAGAGCCGATGGTTCAAACGTCAGTTTAATGCCGTCGAGTTCAAACAGTTTTTGAAATTGTTTGACCAAAGCGTTTTGCGGCTCGGTAAGAATCGTCAGAAGCGCTTTTTCGGATAGGGGGCGCAGAGCGGACACGACGGGAAGGCGACCGATGAGCTCAGGGATTAGTCCGTATTCGAGCAAATCGGACGGTTCGACCTGGCCCAAAAGGGCCGATTTGTCTTCCTCAATATCGATTTTCCTGGATTCGAATCCGACCGTTTTCTTGCCGATCCGGCGGGCGATAATCTTATCGAGTCCTTCGAAGGCGCCTCCACAGATAAACAGAATATTGGAGGTGTCGATCGAGACAAACGACTGTTCCGGATGTTTGCGGCCACCTTTGGGAGGGATATTGGCCACGGTACCTTCAAGAATTTTGAGAAGCGCCTGCTGAACGCCTTCGCCGGAAACGTCGCGGGTTATCGAGGGGTTGCCGTCGGTGCGGGATATTTTGTCGATTTCATCGATATAGATAATTCCCTGCTCGGTTTTGCCGGCGCTGTAGTTGGCGGCGTGGTAAAGCCGAACCAAAATATTTTCGACGTCTTCCCCGACATACCCGGCTTCGGTCAGGACGGTCGCGTCGGCAATGGTGAATGGGACTTTGAGAAATTTGGCCAGAGTTCGGGCAATCAGGGTTTTACCGGTTCCGGTCGGTCCCAAAAGAAGGATGTTCGATTTTTCCAGTTCGACTTCTTCGGTTTTCTCGCGGTTCTGGATACGCTTGTAGTGATTGTAGACGGCGACCGAAACGGTGCGCTTAGCTTCTTCCTGATCAATGACGTAGTTATCAAGGAATTCCTTGATTTCGGTCGGTGAGGGCAGGACAAAAACCTCGTGGCGCAAAACTTCTTCGGGCGTACCCTGCATCAGGTCATGACACAGGGTTACACAGTCGTTGCAGATATAGGCGTTATAGCCTGAATAGAGGCGTTTTACCTGCGAGGCTTTTTTACCGCAGAAAGAACACCGTTCGGTTGGTCCGGGCGTTTTGGGATCTTTACCCACGATAATAAGTTCCTATTTTTTATCTTTCGTTTTTTTTTCAAACTCGTAGACTTTATCGATTAAGCCGTATTCTTTGGCTTCTTCGGCCGACATGAAATAATTTCGGTCGGTATCTTTTTCGATTTTCTCAAGCGGCTGACCGGTATGAAAAACCAGTAGTTTATTCAGTTTCTTTTTGGTATGGAGAAACTCCTGCGTCATAATTTCGATATCCGAAACCTGACCCTGCGTTCCCGCCATCGGCTGGTGAAGCATGATACGCGAATTGGGCAGTCCCGAACGTTTTCCGGAGGTGCCGGCGGCAAGGAGAAAGGCGCCCATCGAAGCGGCCATGCCCATGCAGGTTGTGACGATATCGGGTTTGACGAACTGCATCGTATCATAGATGGCCATACCGGCCGTGACCGAGCCGCCCGGTGAGTTTATGTAGAGGAAAATATCTTTGGCCGGGTCTTCGGCTTCCAGAAAAAGCATCTGGGCGATGACGAGGTTAGCGATATTATCATCAATCGGGGAACCGATAAATATGATTCTGTCCTTAAGAAGACGCGAGTAAATATCATAAGCGCGTTCGCCGCGTCCGGTTGTTTCAACAACCATCGGTATTAAAGTCATATCTTAACCTTCCTTAGTTTCTTTTGACTTTTGATCGGTATCGGTTTTCGAAAGCAAAAATTCGATGACCTTGTCTTCGAGGATACCGTCTTTGATTTCGGCCGCTTTCCCGGTTTGCGTCAAAATTTCTTTTGCCTTGTCAAATTCCATGCGATAGCTTTCCGCAAATCTCTTTATCCAGTTTTCGGTATCCTCGGCGGAAACTTCAATTTTTTCGAGGACGGCAAGGCGATGGTAGAGTAAGTACCATTTGGCACTATTGATTCCGATCGGCCGATATTTTTCCCGAATTTCTTTTTCATCCACTTCCTGATTTTGTTGCTTCATGTCCTTGATGATATTTTTGAAATACGATTCGAGCATTGCTTCGGGGACGTCAAATTCATTTTTTTCGACAATTTGATCAATGATATCCCGTTTTTGTATACGCAAAAGTTCGGTCTTTCGTTCCGCTTCCATCCGTTTTCTCAGATTAATCTTGAATTCGAGGAAAGTTTCTTCGAGTCCGAGGCGTTTGGCGAAATCATCGTTTAGTTCCGGCAAAATTCGTACTTTTACTTCTTTGACGGTAGTTTTGAAAGTGACTGATTTACCGGCGAATTTTTTATCGACATGATCTTCGGGGAAAGACAGGACGACATCCTTGACATCATCGCGTTTGGCTCCCGGCAGGGCTTCTTTGAATTCTTTGACAGTTTTAGGACTGTCGAGATCAATTTCCTGATTATTCATCGGGGTATCGCCGAGGCCTTCGATAGCGCCATCGATTGGTTCCAGATCGCAAATCAGCATGTCGGTTTCATTGGCGGGGCGATCGACAGTGCGCAACGTCGCCTGCTGTTTACGGGTTATTTCGACGACTTCGTCGATTTCGGAATCGGTAACCTCAGCCTTAATTTCTTCAGCTTTGAGGCCGTCAATTTTGATCTCATCCAGCTTTGGCATAACTTCAATTCCGAACGAAAGCTGGAGTGGTTTGCCTTCGTCGATATCGACGTTAGTTAAAACAGGCGTTCCGACAGGCTCAAGGTTCTTTTCGCAGATGGCCTCTGAGTAATGTTTATTTATCAGGGAATCAATAACTTCAGCGGTAGCTTCCCGGTGGAATCGTTTGCGAATTACGTCTTTGGGGACTTTTCCGGGTCGGAAACCGTCGAGTTTGACTTTCTTGCCCATGTCGGCATAAACTTTTTGGTAAGCTTTATCGACTTCCTCAGCGGGGATTTTGATGTTCAATTCCCGTTTCAGGCCTTCTTTATCAATTACTTCAACTAACAAATCATCCTCCAGTAATAAATAATGCGAAAGGGGGGATTCGAACCCCCACCCCGGAAAAGGACTGGATCCTAAATCCAGCGCGTCTACCAGTTCCGCCACTCTCGCATTGTTGTGTACTAATGAGTTACGTGGATGACCGCTTTATTGATTCCCTCCGGGTGTCCATATAGTGTCCATCAAAATACTTCAAAGACTCCACGGTATGCCTTTTATGGTCAGGACTGAGATGTGAATATCTAAGCGTCATCTCAATCGTCTGATGCCCGAGTAGCTCCTTCACAGTGAGTAAATCCGTTCCATTCATCACGAGATGAGAGGCGAATGTATGTCTCAAATCGTGAAAAGTGAAGTCTTCGATATTCCCTTTTTTAATCGCATTGGCATAAGCGGTACGAATATCGTTAATCTGCTCGCCGTTCGGCCTCGTGAATATGTACTCAGATCGTTTCGGCATACTCTTAATCGCAAACAATACTGGCTCCGACATTGGTATCTGGCGATCATAGCCACTTTTAGTGCCGCAAACATATATAATTTTCCGGTCGATGTCCAGACTTTCCCACTTCAAACTTAAAATTTCTTGCTTGCGCATACCGGTATGCAAAGCAACGATAACGATGGGGCGGATGGTATCATTGCAGGCAGGAATGAGTCGCTCAATCTCTTCGTTTGACAAGTACCTTATCCTGCCCGGATTTTCTCTGAACATCTTCACCTGTTTGACGGGATTTACGGCAGCCATATCCCATTCAATTGCCTTTGTAAACATGTGTTTCAAGCACGCAAGTTCGCGATTCACGGAAGCCCCACTGACTTCCGTATTCCGTGTGTTCTTGAATTTCTCAATCGATAACGGAGTTATCTCAAATAGCTTTTTATCCAAAAACCAACGCTTTAATACTCTGATGCTTCGATGATCCCGCTCCCAAGACCGCTTATTTGCCTTAGCATATTCCATGTACTGATCACAAAGTACATCGAATAACAACTCGGGACGTTTCTTAATATCAAGGAAGCGTTTCTCCGCCACTTGGGTCTTGCGTTTGGCGAGTACCGATTGAGCCATCTTCTTGTTTGGCCCTATCGCCTCACGCCTACGTCTACCCTGAACGTAGTAATCAATGTACCACGTTCCGGCTTTTTTGTATAATCCCATAATATCAACGCCTTCGATTTATTTAATGAGTTCAATGTTTTGGAGTCAACAAGAATTAGTGCAGGTTGCCGAAATCGGTAGGCTGTACTTTATTCTTCTCGATCCATCGTTCGACATCGTTAGTATCGAACAATACCCGCCTGCCCATTTTGACATATGGGATTTCACGTTTCTGTGAAACCCATGAATCAATTGTAGAGGGTCGTCTTCCGCCGAATCTCCCTAACCACCGATTCCGGACGATGGCTTCTGTTGCCACTCATAACTAACTCCTCTCTGATATGCCAAAGCTACAAAACTACGTCTTAATTGCAAGCGCTACCTGTCCGGATTAGGCTGACGGGAAACAAATATATAAATTTCTTCGATAATCCAAAAAACCGTAAGGAGTTTCATAAGAAATACCATCTTAATGCATTTAGACCAACAATTTCTGTAATTATTGGGAGAACAAAGGATTTTGTATCAGAATCACAGCGGAAAGAAATAGAAGAAGAGTATAGGAATCTGCGAGTGTTGACATATGACGATATACTTAATGAGGGCAAAAAGATAAGCTATTCAAATAGCGCGATATTAGCCCCAAAAGTAAATTTATGTTTGAGTCAAATATCTAACTCCATAATGAGTCCAAATCATTACAAATTATCCTGAATATCTGTACAAAATCCTCAAGGATTTTGTACGAAATGTTCTATATGTGCCAATCTACCAGCAAGTTAGCGCGGATTATCAGTCTTGCTATAAATTTAGTTTAGAATGCTTACGCAAGCGATATCACTAAGGTAAAATTCATCTTGTCTCGTACCGTCCATTTCTTTCACGCGCCACTCATCCTTAAATATAAGCTTAGGCTCCCTGATGATTAATTTGGTGTGATTATCTCTTTGAGAGTTAAGTTTGATATTGACACCCTTGTTAAATAGAATGGCCAAATAAATAATGAGTGAGTTTAATGCATCGGAAAAATCTTGCGCCATATCCTTTGAGACTATCATGTTTTTTTGCATATCCAGAGATTCATCAAATACTATTGATTGGCGCGACAAAATCTTCTTCATTAGTCTACTCACTTGCGAGTTGTAAAATTCATTTGTACAGTTTGAAAGTAGAACCAGGGCAAAAGAGATTAGGGCCGTATCCTGCAAACCAAATTTCCCATATTGGGGGTGGGGGTCACGCAAAAAGCGGTACTCTTTTAACCTGCGATCGTAATACACTGGGAAATTGGCCCGGTGTATTACTTTAATATATCGATATACGGTCCGCCGGCTAACACTGCACAGGTTCATTATTCTATCTGATGTAACTTTCTGCCTGTTGATCAGAAGGTTAATTACTAAAAGTATATTTTCAACGGTTTCCAAAGACATAATTTCCCCCTCAAAATTTATTCATTAGAGTAATAGCGTCAAGATATATAATAATAGATCGGTTTCTGTATTTAATGTTGATTCACCCAAGGGATTTAAACCTCCCTCAATTGAATCATATGGATCGGGAGGATCTTGCCCACCATCGGCCGTTACCCCCGATGGTATCATACCAAAAGTCAAGAGACAAATAAATGAGAGCACGATCAAAACCCTAAAATTCCTGCTTCCAAATAAAGAAAACATATGCTCCTCCTTAGTTCCTCTTTAGTGATGAGGATTGATAGATTTCTGTTACAAAGGAGGGGGTATCAAAAATAAAGCCCAAAATGCAATAATTGGGAAATCTCTGCAACTTGTTGCAAGACAGTCTATAACTGTGTTTGGTGGGTATTCAAAACCTTAAATTTATACCGGATTTTTTACCGCACGATGCCAAGAAGCATGTAAGATGTTGTAGTGTGTTTAATTACGGATTTGCCAAATTACTTCAGGAATGGCAAATTGGCTTATTTCTAATTAATGATATCTTTTGAAATATTGTATTTCCTTATTTTTCTTCGAAAAGTTGAAAGTGGAATTTGCATTATTTGGGCCGTTTTCGACTGATTCCAATTATTTTTGCGAAGAAGATTATATATTCGATTTTTTTCAAATTCTTCACTGGATGAATCCTTATGCGAAGATATATCCTCTATAAAATTCACAGGCAAATCACTTAATTTCAGTAATTTTGAGGGTTTAAGGATGCACCATCGTTCAATCAAGTTTTTTAATTCCCTTACGTTTCCCGGCCAGGAGTACAACATTAACATTTGCATGATATCATCTGGTATAATTGGCTTAGAAGTTTCATCCCGAGAATAAACGCCTGTGAAATGTTCAACAAGTAATGGAATATCACACACGCGTTCTCTGAGCGGAGAAATTTCAATCGTTATAGTATTTATTCTGTGAAATAAGTCTTTTCTAAAACAATCCTTTTTAACCAATTCGTCTAAATTTTTATTAGTTGCGTAAATGAATCTAATATCAGTTGATATAGTTCTGACACTTCCTACCATTTCAAATTTTTGATATTCCAGTACCCGTAAAACCTTGGCCTGAATATTCAAGGGCATGTCGGCGATTTCGTCCATAAATAGCGTTCCGCCATCAGCCGCCTGAAATTTGCCAATACGTTTTTCTACTCCAGTTGCTACGCCCTTGGCAATACCGAATAGTTCTCCCTCTATCATTGAATCAGGTATAGAGGCACAATTCAATTTCACGAGTTGCTTATCGCTTCGATGACTAAGCTCGTGAATCATATTAGCCAAAATCTCTTTGCCAGTTCCACTTTCTCCTATAAATAGAACGTTGGCGTTGGTATAGGCGATTTCAGGCAGTTTATCAATCATTTTTTGCATGTTCTCACATTGTGTTATAAATTGATTACTTTTCCCACATTTCAACAATTCACTTTGCTGTTCAGTAGATTTTAAATTCAGTGTTCGAAAGGATTGCAATGTTTTCAGGGCGACGGCCATAAAATTGCTCATGGCCTCGACAAACCTCAAATCTGATTCCTCAAACAGAGCAGGGAGTGTATGGTGATCAAGGTATAATACGCCAATGCTGTCTTTCCCATCAGATATGGGAACGCATATTACGGATTTGATATTATGAACAAATACACTTTTAAATTGTTTTGTTCGTGTGTCTTTCTGAGCGTTTGAAATAAGCATTGATGCGTTTTGGGTCATACTGGCCCGAGGAATGTTTTGACTTAGCCTCTCAATGTCTTTAATGCTCTCATCATCACAATTTACATATGCTTTTATCTGAAGCTTATCTGATTTCTTGGAATGGAATAGAAGTGCTCCTCGTTCGGCCCCAGTCTCCAAAATGGCAAATTGAATAATCTGTTCTAATGAATCTTCATAATTGTTAATATTTTGTAACATACAGGAAACTTTGTAAAAGGTTTGAATCCTATCCGATTCATATTCATGAGGAGCCGATATCTGATTTTTTATTGAGTTGTATCTCTCGCAATAATACATATTATTTATACTGTCCATCAATTCGATTGCTTGTTCAATAAATTTATAGGCTGGCCTCTTAAACCCATTGTTTATGTAAATTCCAGATA from Candidatus Zixiibacteriota bacterium encodes:
- a CDS encoding SIR2 family protein, with protein sequence MDRIAFLLGAGASIPAGMPSTTKINKAIKNMIEEHDDVNHDIASKICSIVFGEDWQCRLIKNDFNYEDIYYIFQQLGDHEGGEYENPLTKIVIESLIDNKPICIAKTDIKCCSESMIQKIIECVRDCILLEDPSFDKLQILNDILNLDSFGNIDIFSLNHDLVIEKLLKEEEINDGFEEIEGEKYKGFNPKLFSDPNGAKINFLKLHGSVDWCYNQENYKKYTVVTQQAGHSYDIAILTGTFNKLLDYNLSVYFHLFCSFYNLLTKNNLLIIIGYSFNDKGVNARLINWMHSGDDKIILIIDSNENVICNGREAIKNLYREYCPDRIKEIYKPIEEVTMKDIRQEIKDWKLF
- the clpX gene encoding ATP-dependent Clp protease ATP-binding subunit ClpX, with the translated sequence MGKDPKTPGPTERCSFCGKKASQVKRLYSGYNAYICNDCVTLCHDLMQGTPEEVLRHEVFVLPSPTEIKEFLDNYVIDQEEAKRTVSVAVYNHYKRIQNREKTEEVELEKSNILLLGPTGTGKTLIARTLAKFLKVPFTIADATVLTEAGYVGEDVENILVRLYHAANYSAGKTEQGIIYIDEIDKISRTDGNPSITRDVSGEGVQQALLKILEGTVANIPPKGGRKHPEQSFVSIDTSNILFICGGAFEGLDKIIARRIGKKTVGFESRKIDIEEDKSALLGQVEPSDLLEYGLIPELIGRLPVVSALRPLSEKALLTILTEPQNALVKQFQKLFELDGIKLTFEPSALNATVAKAVLRKTGARSLRSIFESSMLDIMYETPTIPDLKEVIVSEKVINKTGEPKYKFKSKRGKKSA
- the clpP gene encoding ATP-dependent Clp endopeptidase proteolytic subunit ClpP, translating into MTLIPMVVETTGRGERAYDIYSRLLKDRIIFIGSPIDDNIANLVIAQMLFLEAEDPAKDIFLYINSPGGSVTAGMAIYDTMQFVKPDIVTTCMGMAASMGAFLLAAGTSGKRSGLPNSRIMLHQPMAGTQGQVSDIEIMTQEFLHTKKKLNKLLVFHTGQPLEKIEKDTDRNYFMSAEEAKEYGLIDKVYEFEKKTKDKK
- the tig gene encoding trigger factor, giving the protein MLVEVIDKEGLKRELNIKIPAEEVDKAYQKVYADMGKKVKLDGFRPGKVPKDVIRKRFHREATAEVIDSLINKHYSEAICEKNLEPVGTPVLTNVDIDEGKPLQLSFGIEVMPKLDEIKIDGLKAEEIKAEVTDSEIDEVVEITRKQQATLRTVDRPANETDMLICDLEPIDGAIEGLGDTPMNNQEIDLDSPKTVKEFKEALPGAKRDDVKDVVLSFPEDHVDKKFAGKSVTFKTTVKEVKVRILPELNDDFAKRLGLEETFLEFKINLRKRMEAERKTELLRIQKRDIIDQIVEKNEFDVPEAMLESYFKNIIKDMKQQNQEVDEKEIREKYRPIGINSAKWYLLYHRLAVLEKIEVSAEDTENWIKRFAESYRMEFDKAKEILTQTGKAAEIKDGILEDKVIEFLLSKTDTDQKSKETKEG
- a CDS encoding site-specific integrase encodes the protein MGLYKKAGTWYIDYYVQGRRRREAIGPNKKMAQSVLAKRKTQVAEKRFLDIKKRPELLFDVLCDQYMEYAKANKRSWERDHRSIRVLKRWFLDKKLFEITPLSIEKFKNTRNTEVSGASVNRELACLKHMFTKAIEWDMAAVNPVKQVKMFRENPGRIRYLSNEEIERLIPACNDTIRPIVIVALHTGMRKQEILSLKWESLDIDRKIIYVCGTKSGYDRQIPMSEPVLFAIKSMPKRSEYIFTRPNGEQINDIRTAYANAIKKGNIEDFTFHDLRHTFASHLVMNGTDLLTVKELLGHQTIEMTLRYSHLSPDHKRHTVESLKYFDGHYMDTRRESIKRSST
- a CDS encoding helix-turn-helix domain-containing protein produces the protein MATEAIVRNRWLGRFGGRRPSTIDSWVSQKREIPYVKMGRRVLFDTNDVERWIEKNKVQPTDFGNLH
- a CDS encoding HTH domain-containing protein, which encodes MSLETVENILLVINLLINRQKVTSDRIMNLCSVSRRTVYRYIKVIHRANFPVYYDRRLKEYRFLRDPHPQYGKFGLQDTALISFALVLLSNCTNEFYNSQVSRLMKKILSRQSIVFDESLDMQKNMIVSKDMAQDFSDALNSLIIYLAILFNKGVNIKLNSQRDNHTKLIIREPKLIFKDEWRVKEMDGTRQDEFYLSDIACVSILN